The genome window GACTGATGGCCGCTGCTGCCAGGTTGATACTAGAAACTTGCTATTGGCTTGTTTTTGCTATCTAGAGAGGACAGAGATACTACGGTAGTGTAAAAAGGACAGGACAGGTCACTTGTCCTTCACGTGGCCAGAGAAGCGCTGCACAAGCAGCCACATGGTTGCAGTGGTAGAACTACTAgcagaagaaagtaattttgccTCTAAGGGAATCACAAGCCTTTCTCAAAGAATGCCAGCTATAAATTAAAAAGGTTAAAAACTTCTTACAGACACACAGCTCACATAACCAGCCTGCACCATCTTTTGCTACAATAATTATACACGGTCAAGGATTTGTGAGTCTAATAGTTTTAGGGAGAAATTCTCAAGCCATAGCTGTCAGATTGTGGAAGGGTTTCCTGAAATCCCATTAAAGCTTGCAGGAATTCAGCAAAATTAGCAGAATACTAACATTCTTACTTGGAACAATATTGAGGCTTCAGACATAAAAATAGAGTGCTGCACTCATACTGCTTCAGATATCCAGCAGTGGTTCAAATAATGATATGATGTTTATAAAGCAATCAGACCTCACCTGtagcttcagtattttttctgcacttgAATCTTTAAGCTTATCTCCaccaagcaaaatatttaaccacaaagaaacaaacctaATTCCTAACTTCTATAGCTTTCCTGGGGTCTATCTGATTAAATACTGATCAGTGTTCAAATTCAAGTGTTAAATACAGACTGTAATAGCAGGTGAAGTTAAATGTTAAAGGTACCACAGATAGTTATTATGGCAAAGCAGTATCTTGGTTTTTGGGCACCAAACATGAGTAAGTCATGGATTTGCATGGCATGAGTGCAACGAAGCTTCTGTCTTTATACTGTAAGATCTCACAGTGACTGTAGTTGGACTCGCCCTTAGATTCAGTTCGAGAGCCAGAAGACTTTACTCCTACTCCACCTGAGCCACTCAGGATGCAATTCAATCCCAAACATTCCAGCACCAGACATACTATGGGGAGGGGAACATTTCACTCTCCCTCTTGCTGCCAGACAGTGGAGAAATaaagagcaaagcagcactCAGAATATGTGTAATAGTAGTAAAAGAGCTTAGGAGGACaaggaaaaattacttaagaaattgagaatttttttctgctcagaagCTACCTGAACTTAAATGTACTGTTTCAGTCATACCATTGAATATGACAAATTGCTAGAGCCTGGAGTGTAAAGAGACTGCAAAAGACAATGAAGAACAGCATCAGCAGGATTATGAAATTACATGGTCAGGTCAGGATGGAAAAGCAGATGGGTACAGGAAGAGCGAACAAAACAGTCCTGACTGACCCAAAAGGGAATGGTTAGCACAGGGAACTTAACGACTCTCTTGCAAATATCACCACATAAAACCAGTATgtcaggaattattttaatgtacatCATTCAGTGAATGGTATAGTGTTATAAGGCAGTGTAAGTGCTTCGCACTGTTAACAGTttgaatttattaattttaaaccaCTTTTTGTTCTCAGCTATCTAGTCGATCTTCTGTTAAAGCCCAGTGTGTGCCGCACTGTATCTGGGGCTcagcagtgtatttttaagAGGAAGATTTGCTCATATATTCATCTGCGGTCTCAACCTGGCTCAGCAACAAGCCCGCACAAACTACAGGTACATTCAAGTTTGAATACAGCTAACAAATGCCACTGCTGTGGAGGGTAGATTCTGGACCCAAGAGAAACCCATGTGCTTATCTTCCACCAAAATAAAAGTGCTTGTTAAAGCATTGCTCGCTTCTACATATAAAGTACCCAGTGTGATATCTGAGGGCGTGCAATGTGCCTCAGCCTGTTTTCAAAGGAGTCTAAGTTGCATAACTGTTTTTGGTATTTAGTtcaagcagcttttaaaaactttacaAATAAGTGTAAAATAATTCCAGGGTATTAATTAGTGCACTCTGCAGAGGGACAGATTCAGCCCAAGTGCATGAAAGAAACTGAGCAAAAATAGTCCTTCCACACCTGACTTACCAGGCTCATACCAGACAATCTTAACAGTTTTATTCTCAAACATCTTATTGTCTCTCCGAgggaaaactgcagagaaactCTCTTAAGCAGCACACAACTGTCCTTGTAATAGTTTAAACAAGATTTCCAGTCAGCTACAGAAATCAAGAAATTATGTCCCCGCTTTCAGATCTGAGCAGGTCCCCCACTCCCATCACACCACAGCgagcacagcagcacagaaaaatgcttctctCTTGCGAGCATGCAGACGATCCCTAGAACATTTTTCATCATTAGACATACTCTCCACTTACCATCAGGCTGTCATTTTGTAAGTACATTTACTgtctttaaacacaaaaaaccctaaaagcCATACTTGCAGGGAAAATAAggcctctttttttaaaaagactgcaACAAGTTTCCGTGGAGTATTTACTTGCTCTAAACAGAGCCAAGAGAAGACTAATTAGAACATTTTGGCCAGGACACAAGACAACTCCGCTTGACAGATGTTAATTTAACAAAATCACCAGTCAAGAGCAATAGAATAACCTTTTCTCTTAGCTGCTGGAAGGTACCATCCCATTCAAAGGTGTTTTACAATGAACCACCTACTTGCTGTCTGTTCTTTTGTTATAAATGAGAAAGTCAGAAATGTCATGCCATACATTACTATCATCATATAGGTAGGTCATGGAGGACTGCAGAGAAGGCTGCAGAGTTTGCCGGTGGTATTCAAAGAGCCACAGAACTGTCCCCCATATCAGACCAGCAACAAGTGGAAAGGGATCCTGCTTTGGCTGTGGGACATAGCCCTTTTCCACTGCCAGCCGAGACAAGCCGAACAGGATACGAGAAAGCAGGTACATAATGATCTGCATGAAGAGAAAACCCAAAGAACATTATGTCAATAACCTGACTAGAATACTAGCCAGGTTAAGTGATTGAGAAATGATAAGCCAGGCAAGAGGGGCAGAAACAATTTACccaactgaaaagcaaacaggttGTAGGTTCACATATCAAGCATTCTTTATAAATGGAGATGTTTGTGTCTTCCCTACATCCTCAAACTCCTACTTCTCTGCTGGTGCTCTGATTTAGGACAAGTTACACTTCATGCAACATATCTTTGCAGTTGCACAACTTTTGTCTTTGCTCAGTTAATGCTAGtcacagagcagccctgctaACGTGCCAACCAGATACAAACTCGGTAGTCCGGACACATCCTAAAACCAGACTGAAGGTATGTTCTTGCAGGGCATTGCACAACACCACTTTTGATTAATCTGCATCTGTGTGTTTTACTGACTGATTAATCTGTGACCATGTTAACAACCAGCTTTAAATCAAACATCCCCTGAGCAGCTTTTGTCAGGTTAACCAGTTAAGTATAGCTCAGTAACCGATTGTGCTCTACACTCACAACATTCAAGCTAAAGGGTTTAACCTTGCGAGTAGGCAGAATAGGAGCGCACAGTCAGTTACCACAGCTCAGACGACAGGTGGGGTAACCAAATGGCTTTGGATTGCGtgactgcctgcctgccttcctaGGTATACGAGTGCAGCTCTGGAGGTAAACCTGGGCTTTTAGCACTCAAACTGCACACACCGTTCACGAAGGCACACAACCACCTCTAGAATTTGAGTGCAGAGCAGCCAAAACAAGAACTTGTGCAAAGAAGAATATGGTAAAAGAGTAATGCTACACAGTAAGAACCACCAGAAACATGCCAGGCTATACCAACCACTTCCTAGCACATGATCATCCAactgttgggctttttttgtcaagaaaacttttaaagaacGCATTTACCTGGCTGTTGATGGGATTGTTCTCACCAAACACTAGCCAACCCCCAATGCAGgctgcaaagaaagaatgaaatggaatttttttcccctgtagtcGGGACTGCAACGCCATCAGCCCCTTGTAGGTGGACACAAAATACGCCAAGTTCCGGGAATGAGTGTACGTAGCCTGAGCAATCGATTTCAATTTCTCtcttaaactgaagaaaagaaacagacaatTAGCAGATCAAAAAGGCAGGACCACTGCAGTCACTCAGCCTGGATGCTATGCCCCTCTGGCCTGCCCATCTAGACGGATAGCTAGGGCACCCCACAGGACATCTTGTGAGGGAAGAGAAATCCCTTCACCTCTGGCTCACTCATGAGAATACAGCTCTACTTAGGCTGCAGACTGTGCTTCTGTCTAATTCTATGACTAGTcaagcagccttttttttttattttttgcctaaGTGCAAGCCTCTGGCATAAGCAGGGAAAGCCACAACGCGCACTGCTATAGTTTGGCTTCCGTCATTTGAGCGGAAAGCAGAGTGCTGCTGTTTGCATCTGGTAACTTCTCCTCTGCCCACTGGTTCTTATCAGCCGTTCTATGAGTGGTTGACCCCCATGACTATGTATATTTGTCTGTGCATATGAGTTGTCCTGCTTAGCTCTCAGAACAACAGGCTATGAACATGGCTCACATATCCTTCTGCTCTTTAAGCCCTCTGGTAACACGAAAAATTGAATGCTTGAATGAAAGCGTTCTAAGCAgtaatgcagaaatacagaactaGGGTTCATACCTTCCGCTCTTGAATAGGAAAGTCATCACCACGGCATGCGGGGCACGAATTTTTGCTCCATAACTGCAAAAGTGAATAGATATTGCAGAGTTTTTGTATTATAATATGAAATGATCGTATTTCTATTCTACTGACAACCAAAGGATGCTACTTAAGCAACTATGTCTTACTTGTAAGTCAGCCCAGTAGCAGCACCACACCAAACCAGAAGGAGCCCAGGCCACAGGCTTACGGGAACATGCACCCCCAATAAGCCAGGCCCAAAGGGGACCCCAAAACCAGTTAAAACCCCACCTACGGGTGAGGGGGAGGGAAACGCCTCTCCCGAACCTCCACCACAACAGCCCCGGCCTCCTTACAGGCAAGGAGGACACACGGCGGCCTTCCCGCGGCTCTCGGGGCGACTAGGCCCCGAGGGAACCGAGACAGcacccaccccccctccccccgggcCCGgcgccccctccctcccctcagccGACCCGTCGCACTTACACGGCCCCGTTGCGGAAGCCCTTGAGGACGGCGAGCGCGGCGCGGTAGcggtgctgctgcaggagggtgTTAGCGGCGCGGAGCAGGGCGCGGAGCgcgtccccgccgccggccatGGCGGACCTCCCGCCGGGACCGGCCTGCGCCGCCGACAGCGCGCACACTTCCGGGGGCGGGACCCCGCCCGCCGCACGCATAGGCTCACCCTGCCGTCCATCGGCGCTCTTGGCCAACAGGCGGCGCCACCTTAACAGCTCATGGGTGGAGAGCGTCTGCCTTGCAGCCAATGGGGGGCGCCTGGAGCGTCCCGCCCATCCCCTCCCGCTGAGGGCGCCGGCGGGGCCCCGCTCGCCGCTGTcggccccgcggggcggcccggcccggcccggcgcgggtCATGGGGCCGGGGGGCGCGGCCCTCCCGCAGCAGAGGCgcgggccgggggctgcgcggGCCCTCGCAGGCGCCGCGCCGGGAGCCCGACCGGGACAAGTGCGGCCGCCGGGCCGCTCCCGCCCCTCTCGGCGGGGCCCGGCCTCCGCGGACCCGCGGGGCTCTGCTAGAGGCGCCGCTCCGCCGCGGCCCGAGTTAAACTCCAGAcccccgccgggcccggccgccggcgCCGGGGTGTCACCGCCCAGAGCAGCGGGCCGGCCCCCGGGccgccccccacctccccccccgccctccccccgcCCGCGCCCCGGCGCGGGCGGagggcgccccctggcggcgggcggcggcgccgctCCCGGTGCCCGCTCCGGCTGGCGGGTCGCGGCCGCCCCGGCTCCAAGATGGCGCAGGCGATCTTCGAGGCGCTGGAAGGTAAcggggccgccgcgccgggcccagccgggccgcgccgggccgaCAGCGGGGATGCGCCTCTCctcgctccccccgccccccccgcccagcgccgctgcccccgccgccgcgtGGGAcgaggggccgcggcggggccgccccgcgaGGCCTGgcccggcgggcagcggggggctgccggcagcgcggggccctgccccgctcccccccctcccccccccccgcccctctccCGGCGGGCGGCGCGCACCGGCGCGGCCCCGGGGCAGGCGGGCGGCGCGAGCGGCCccgcgcggcggcgggggcggggcgggaccGCAGCGGGCATCCCCCGCCGGCAGCCCGGGGCTCGCCTCGCCGTTCCCGGCGGCACCCCTGTCGcctcccgtcccgtcccccccccccgggccctgT of Aquila chrysaetos chrysaetos chromosome 3, bAquChr1.4, whole genome shotgun sequence contains these proteins:
- the PXMP4 gene encoding peroxisomal membrane protein 4; its protein translation is MRAAGGVPPPEVCALSAAQAGPGGRSAMAGGGDALRALLRAANTLLQQHRYRAALAVLKGFRNGAVYGAKIRAPHAVVMTFLFKSGSLREKLKSIAQATYTHSRNLAYFVSTYKGLMALQSRLQGKKIPFHSFFAACIGGWLVFGENNPINSQIIMYLLSRILFGLSRLAVEKGYVPQPKQDPFPLVAGLIWGTVLWLFEYHRQTLQPSLQSSMTYLYDDSNVWHDISDFLIYNKRTDSK